One Alphaproteobacteria bacterium genomic region harbors:
- the glpX gene encoding class II fructose-bisphosphatase, producing the protein MHGVTFSNVLERNLALEAVRVTEAAALSASLEVGRGDEKKADQVAVDAMRRTLQSLEIDGTVVIGEGERDEAPMLYIGEKVGSGRGPKIDIALDPLEGTTITAKGGQNALAVIAMAEEGGFLNAPDVYMDKIAVGPGIASGVVDLDQTPLENIRNLAKAKKGNVDDLLVCILDRPRHEELIARVREAGARIMLISDGDVSGVIATTNPLSGVDLYLGTGGAPEGVLAAAALRCVGGFMQGRLLFRNDDERKRAERWGIQDLNRKYELLDLAKGNVMFAATGVTDGSMLKGVRRWPTGAETHSIIMRSKSGTVRHIHAIHNFERKAI; encoded by the coding sequence GGTCGTGGTGATGAGAAAAAAGCAGATCAAGTTGCTGTTGATGCAATGCGCAGAACACTTCAATCTCTCGAGATTGATGGAACAGTGGTTATTGGTGAGGGCGAGCGCGATGAAGCGCCTATGCTTTATATTGGTGAGAAAGTTGGATCAGGTCGTGGTCCAAAGATTGATATTGCTCTTGATCCTCTGGAAGGCACAACCATTACGGCAAAAGGTGGTCAAAATGCGCTTGCTGTCATTGCAATGGCTGAAGAAGGCGGATTTTTAAATGCACCAGATGTTTATATGGATAAAATTGCTGTAGGTCCTGGTATTGCTTCTGGTGTTGTTGATCTGGATCAAACACCTCTTGAGAATATTAGAAACCTTGCTAAGGCCAAAAAAGGAAATGTTGATGATCTGTTGGTTTGCATATTGGATCGCCCGCGTCATGAAGAGCTGATTGCGCGTGTGAGAGAGGCAGGGGCTCGGATTATGCTGATCTCTGATGGTGATGTGAGTGGTGTGATTGCAACAACAAATCCTTTATCTGGTGTTGATCTTTATTTGGGAACAGGTGGTGCACCTGAGGGTGTTTTGGCGGCAGCTGCGCTTAGATGTGTTGGTGGTTTTATGCAAGGAAGGCTTTTATTCCGCAATGATGATGAGCGTAAAAGAGCAGAGCGTTGGGGTATTCAAGATTTGAATCGTAAGTATGAATTGTTGGACTTGGCTAAAGGCAATGTGATGTTTGCAGCAACGGGTGTAACAGATGGATCAATGCTCAAAGGCGTACGTCGCTGGCCAACAGGTGCTGAGACTCATTCCATCATTATGCGGTCGAAAAGTGGTACAGTCAGACACATTCATGCGATTCATAATTTTGAACGGAAGGCGATATAA